The following DNA comes from Caviibacter abscessus.
TTTTGAAATACCATACCGACTTTTTGACGATATTGTTCCTTTGTTATATCTCCTGTCATAATATTTTCATTATGAAAAAGAATTTCTGCACTTGTAGGAACTTCAAGTAAATTTATACATTTTAAAAATGTTGATTTACCACTACCTGATGAACCTATTATACTTATAACTTCTTTTTCTTTTACCGTTATACTTATATTATCTAACACAGTTCTATTTCCATACATTACTGTTAAATTATTTATTTTTAATATTTCGTTCATTTTCAAAACTCCTATTCCACTATTTCATATGTATTGCTTCCGTCCATTTTTACTTCAATATATTTAAGTATTTTACTTAAAACTGTAGTAAGTACAAAATATATTACACAAGTAATAATAAAGACTTCATAATATCTAAAATTAGTTCCTGCTATTTGTTTTGAAACTGTATAAAGCTCTGTTACTCCTATTGCAAATAACACAGCTGAGTCTTTTATATTTATAATAAACTCATTACCTACTGAAGGTAAAATATTTCTAATAGCTTGTGGTAAAATTATATATATCATTGATTGTCTATGTGTAAATCCTAATGATTGTGCAGCATCATATTGACCTTTATCAACAGATTCAATTCCACCTCTTATTATTTCAGAAAGATATGCACCTGTATTTATTGATATTATTATCATTGCAGCAACTATAGGAGATAAATTAATGTCAAATACTTGTCCTAAACCATAATAAAATATCATGGCTTGAACTATCATAGGTGTTCCTCTAAACACAGAAATATATATCCAATTTAATTTTTTAAGTATTTTATATATTATATTATGAACTTTTCTTCTGCTATCTTCAGTTGATACTGTATTAACAAGGGCAACTATTAAACCTATTATAAACCCAGCACTAGTACCTATTATTGCAAGATAAACCGTAGTTAAAGTCCCAAGTAAGTATCTATTGCCATAATTAATCAATATATATTTTACCCAAGAAAAAAATCCATTTGGTCCATTATTTTGAATATTTTCTTTTGATGATGATAAAGGTTGGTTTTTTATTGCATCTTCCATTAATTTTTCACGAACTTCTTTAGGTATTTCAGAAAGTGCTCTATTTACTTCATTAAGTAATTTTATATTACCTTTTTTTACACCTATTGCAACATTTACTTCATTTTTATCATATTCAAACCCATTATCCTTAAATTTAATAAATGTAATATTAGGATCTGAAAAACTTGCTGACAATGCACTTGGGTTCTCAGCTATATAACCATCAATTTTATTTGAATTAAGAGCAACTATCATAGCCGGAAAATTTTCCATTGCAACTTGCTTTTTAGCTCCTTTTAATTGTTTTATAAGTCCATAATGAAGTGTATTTAATTGACCTGTTATTCTGGCATGTCTAAAATCATTTAGTCTTTTAGCCATATTATATTTACTATCTTTTTTTACAACAACTACTATATCTGATTCATAATATGATTTTGTAAAATCTATACTTTTTCTTCTCTCAAGTGTTGGTGACATTCCTGCAATAACCAAATCAATTTTTGAAGAATTTAATGCTGGTCCAAGTAAAGAATCCCAATCACTTGGAACTATTACCAATTTTTTACCTAATTTTTCAGCAATTAATTTTGCAATTTGAACATCATATCCATTTGCATATCCTGACGGTATTTTAACAGCATTGTGTTTATCATCCTTTTGATACCAGTTAAATGGAGCATAACCAACTTCCATTCCAACTCTTAATGTACCTTCTGCGTTTATAATAATAGATATTGTAGTAATAAGTACAACAATAAGTTTTTTCATTGCTAATCTTCCTTTCTTATAAAAAAAACTGATAGATTAGCTATCAGTGTATAACAAAAAATATTTTATATACATTTGATAGCACTCCATTATTTCTAATGACAGTTATACGCGTATTTCACGTATACCCAATATCAGGGCTTGCAACCCGGATATTTCGGCAAAATTTCCTTTCATTAACTTCTTTGGTTGCCACCTCCATCAATTACTAATAAATTTTGCACCTCTATCCTCTTTATTTATTCTTTTATTGCAATAGCTTCAATTTCAACTAAAGCATTTTTAGGTAAATCTTTTACTGCAAATGCTGATCTTGCAGGATATGGTTCACTAAAAAAGCTTGCATATATTTCATTTACTTTTGAGAAATCTGAAATATCACTAAGTAATACGGTAGTTTTAATCACATTACTCATATTAAAACCATTTAATTCCAATATATTCTTTAAATTATTTAATGATTGTTTTGCCTGTTCTTCAACTGTCTTTTCTAACATATTTGTATTAGGCTCTAAACCTAGTTGACCTGAAATGTAAATAGTGTTGCCAATTACTCTATATGCACTATATGGACCGACAGCTTTTGGTATTAAGTTTTCCATAATATAAACTCCTAATGAATCCTATAATTTTCTAAACTCTTTTTATTTTTATTAAATGTTAATTTTTTTATTGCTTTAACTTCTATTTGTCTTATTCTTTCTCTTGTTACTTCAAAAATTTTGCCCACTTCTTCAAGCGTTTTTGGAGAACCGTCATCAAGACCAAATCTATGTCTTAAAACTTGTTCCTCTCTTTCATTTAAAGTATCTTTTAATATATCTTCAAGTTTTTCACGAAGTAAAACTCTTGTAGTTGCATCATATGGATTTAAGAATTTATCATCTTCAACAAAATCACCAAGTTCACTATCATCTTCACTTCCAACAGGAGTTTCAAGTGATATAGGATCTTGATTCATTTCAAGTATACTTTTAACTTTATCAACAGGAATTTCAAGCTTCATTGATAATTCTTCTGGAGTAGGTTCCTTTCCTGTTTCTTGAAGTATTATTCTACTTTCTTTTTTTATTTTGTTTATAGTTTCTATCATATGAACCGGTATTCTTATTGTTCTACCTTGATCTGCTATAGCTCTTGTTATTGCTTGTCTAATCCACCAAGTAGCATATGTTGAAAATTTAAATCCTTTTTCATATTCAAACTTTTCAACTGCTTTCATAAGTCCCATGTTACCTTCTTGTATCAAATCAAGTAATTTTAGACCTCTATTTGTATGTTTTTTCGCAATACTTACAACTAATCTTAAATTTGATTCAATTAATTTTTGCTTAGCCATAGCGTCACCTTCAAGAACTTTTTGCGCTAGTTCAATTTCTTCCTCATGTGTTAATAAAGGAATTTGACCTATTTCACGAAGGTACATTTTTATAGGTTCATCTACATCCATATTTTCAGCGATTTTCATTATATCATCGCTTAACATTTTTTCTATTTCAGTATCATCTATTTTTTCATATGGTATAGTTACTATTTCGGCTGGTTTAACTACTTTCTTTTCTACAGGTACTTGTTGTGTATCATCAACTACAGTAATTCCTTCACTTTTTATTTTAGAAATTAATTGTGATATTTTTTCTTTACTAAATTTATTTGAAAGTAGATCTTTTATTTCTTTTGCATTGATTGTTTTATCTTCTCTAGCTTTTTTTAATAACATTAATAAATTACTTTTTAGATTTTTTCTTTTCTCAGACATTCAAGCTCCCTTTCTTTATATTTTAGATATGTTCCATATATTTGTTGTAGTTTTTCAATATCACGACTTTTTTCAACTAATTTTAATTGTTTTTTCATTTCTATTGTTCTTTCATAAACTTCAAGTGGTAAAAGATTAATTCCACCATATTGTTGTATAATCATTTCTATTGCCTGATTTACTTCCTTTTTTATCCACTCTCTGTAAAGAACGGCATGATTATTTTTTATATTTTCATTATTGTGTTTTGTCATTATTATTTGAAAGTATATTTTTTCCTCTTCACCGTTAAAATCAATATCTTTTATATTTTCAAATTTACTATCCGTAAGTTTAACAAATATATTTTCAAGATATGGATTTGTAAAATTAAAGTCCTTATATAACGGCAAATATTCTTTATTTTTAAACAGTAATCTTATAGTTTCTAATTCTAGATGCGTTTGCTTTGATTTTATTGACTGTTCTATTTCATTATCTTCTTTTTTTGTTTCTTCTGTTTTTATTGTAATATTTTGCTTTTTATATTTCAAATTATTTAAAATATCTTTAACATCAAGATTTAATTTTTGTGCCAATTTTTTTGCATATTCATTGTAATAAATATTATCTGATATTGAAGCAAAAAATTGTTTTAATTTTTCAATTATTTCTCTTTTTGCCGGTAATTTTTCAATATCATAATCTGATTTATAATAATTAAAAACAAAATCAAAAGAATCTTGTGAATTTTTAATTTTTTCAAGAAAATCCTCAACTGTATATTTTCTTAGAAATTCATCGGGATCTTTTGCCATTTTATCAAGACTTAAAACTTTAATATTAAAACCATATTTATTCAATATTAAAATCGTTCTTATCTTCGCTTCAAAACCTGCTGCATCATCATCATATGCAATTATTACATTATTTGTAAACTTTTTTAAAAGTTTTGCTTGGTTATCAGTAAATGATGTTCCAAGACTTGCAACAGTTTCAACAAATCCATTTTTATGTAGACTTAGTACGTCGAAAAAGCCTTCAACTAAAAAACAATATTTTTTGTCTGTTATTGTTTTACCGCCGTCAAATATACCAAAAAGTTCATTCCCTTTTTTAAATATTATACTTTCCTTTGAGTTTATATATTTAGGTTTATCTTTTTCATCGCCTATATATCTTCCACCAAAACCAATAATTTTTTTTCTAGTATTGTATATAGGAAAAGTAATTCTTTTTCTAAAAACATCATATATTGTAGAATTACTTGATTTTATAAGTCCAAGTTCTTCTAATTCCTTAATATCATATTTACCTTTAAGTTCAGTATACAGCTTGTCCCAGTCATCTGTTGCATACCCTATACCAAATTTTTCTATTTGTTCTTTTGTATAATTTCTATGCGACAAATATTCTTTGGCAAGTTCATCGTTTTCTACGTTTTTTTGAAAAATACAATTAGCATCGTACATTAGATTATATAATTTTTCATATCTAACATCATAACCATTTTTAATTGTTATACTTTTTATATTAACATTGTATTTTTTCGCAAGCTCTGATACAGCTTGTGTATAAGTAAAATTATTCACTTTCATGTAAAAAGTGATAGCGTCACCACCTATATTAGAACTAAAATCTTTAAATATTTTTTTGTCAGGGCTTACCATAAACGAAGGAGTATTCTCCTGTTTAAAAGGCGAATAACCTTTATAACCTGAACCAGATTTTTGCAAATCTACATATTCACTTATAAGATCTACTATATCTATTTTAGATAATAACTCGTTTTTTTCTTCTGCTGTAATCATAATTTATATACCTCTTACATCAAGTATAATGCGATATTTAAGATTGTCAAGCTTAAACTTCTTCAATTGTTATTTCATCATCAATAATTTCTTGAAAAACTATATCCATTACTTTATGTTTTGGAGTTCCAGCTACAAATTTTTCTCTTGCAGCTTTTCCACATGCAATAGCCAACTCATATTTATTTGGAATTTTTTTTATTAAATCATCAATGTTTATTTTTTTATTTTCCATCATTATCACCATTTATTATATCTATTAATTTATTTATTGATTCATTTAAATCCTTATTAATAATTACATAATCGTACTGATTTTCATATTCTAATTCTTTTTTTGCATTTTCAAGCCTTTTTGCAATAATTTCTTCGTCATCTGTATTTCTATTTCTTAGACGTTTTTCTAAAATTATTTCATTTTCTGTTTTACAAAAAACTAAAACTGCATCAGGTCTTTTACTTTTTGCAATAAGTCCACCTTGAACATCAATTTCAAGTATTACATTTTTACCGTTTGATAATTCCTTATCAATTTGAGATATTAACGTTCCATAATAATTTCCGTGAACATTCGCATATTCAAAAAATTCCTTATTTTTTATTTTAGTTTCAAATTCTTCAACTGATAAAAAATAATAATCTTTCCCATCAATTTCTCCAACTCTTGCTTTTCTTGTAGTTGCTGAAATAGATAGTGGTATATTTAATATATCCCTAACTTTTTTTGTTATCGTTGATTTACCAGAACCTGATGGTCCGGAAACAATAAATAATTTTCCCTTCATTGTAGCCCCTTATATTCAAACAAGGGAGAACAAGTTCTCCCTGTTTAAATTTGAAACATTCATCTGTATTTTTTATTCTTTTATAATTACATTTATATCTTGGTAATCTCTAAATCCAGTACCACTAGGTATTTTCTTACCAATAATTACATTTTCTTTTAACCCTTCAAGTCTGTCAACTTTACCTTCAACAGCAGCATTTGCTAATACTTTCGTTGTTTCTTGGAAAGAAGATGCAGATATAAAGCTTTCTGTATTTACGGCAGCCTTTGTTATACCTTGTATTATTGGTTCATATGTAGCTAATTCTTTACCTTTAGATTTAAGAACTTCATTTTCTTTTTCTATTACTTTTCTGTCAACTAATTCGTCTTCTAGGAATAGTGAAGACCCAGAACTTACTATTCTTACTTTTTGGAACATTTGTTTTACAATAATTTCAATGTGTTTGTCATTAACTGAAACTCCTTGTCCTCTATATACACCTTGTACAGATTCAAGTATAAATTGTTGTGCCGCAACTGAACCTTTAATTCTTAATATATCATGTGGTGATATAGGTCCATCAGTTATTTTTGCACCTTTTTCAATTAACATCTCATTAGTTATTACTAATCTTTCTCCACCTTGAATTGTATATTGCTTAATTTCATTTCCGGTTTCAGGATCAACTATTGATATTGAACGAGTTCCTTTTTTATTTTTAGAGTCATCATTAAATATTATTCTTCCTGAATAATCAGCAAGAGTTGCCTTACCTTTAGGATTTCTTGCTTCAAATAGTTCTTGAACTCTTGGAAGTCCTCCTGTTATATCCTTATTACCTTCATTTGTTTTTATAATCTTAGCAATTATATCTCCAGATTTAACTTTATCGCTTTCATTAAACATTAAATATGATCCATAAGGTATACTATATTCTGCAACTTTTTTATTGTTTTTACCATATATTATTGCTCTTGGATTTATTTCAATGTTTTCAGATGGTTTAACTGCTAATTTTTCAGTTACATTATATTTTATATCATGATTTTCTTTGATATATATATCTCTAAATTCAATTTTACCTGACTCAGTAGTAATAATTGGTGTTTGATATGGATCAAATTCTGCAATTATTTGACCTTTCTTAACTGTATCTCCATTTTTAAACATTAATTTGGAACCACTTGGTATTTCATATCTATGTTTTCCAATTATTGCTTTAGTTGTTTGTGATGCTACAACTTCTGCTCCAGTTTCATCTTCTATTAATACTAAATCAGTATATTTAATTTTACCATTTACATCTGCTTTATAATTTGATTGCACACTTGCAGCAGTTGCAACCCCTCCAGTATGGAATGTACGCATTGTAAGTTGTGTTCCTGGTTCCCCAATTGATTGTGCTGCTATAACTCCAACTGCTTCACCTTTTAGTATTTCCTTATGGTTAGATAAATCTATACCATAACATTTTTTACATACACCCTTTTCCAATTTACATGTTAAAGGCGATCTTACCATAACTTCAGTTATTTCAAGATTTTCAACTTTAACTATTAATTCATCTGTAACTAATTCATTGTATTTTGCAATGATTTCTCCATCATGAATTAAATCTTTTGCAAGATGTCTTCCATATATCCTTTCAGAAAGTTTTTCTATTAATTCTCCAGATTCCATTAAATCAGAAACTAAAATTCCTTCTTCAAAGCACCCACAGTCATCTTTATTAACTATAACTTCATGTGATATATCAACCAATCTTCTTGTTAAATATCCTGAATCGGCAGTTCTTAAAGCTGTATCCGCTGATCCTTTTCTTGCTCCGTGTGATGACATGAAAAAGTCTAGTACGCTTAATCCTTCTCTAAAGTTTGCCTTGATTGGTTTTTCAATTATTCTACCTTGAGTATCTGCCATAAGTCCTCTCATACCACCTAATTGACGCATTTGTGCTATTGATCCTCTGGCTCCTGATGTTGCCATCATAAATACTGGGTTAAATTCATCAAGATTATCCATCATATCATTTGTAACTTTATTAGTTACTTCAGACCAGATTTCAACTGTTCTTCTATATCTTTCTTCGTTTATTATCTTACCTTCTCTATACTCATTTTCTATTTCTGCAACTTTTTTCTCAGCTGCTTCAAGTAAAACTTTTTTAGTTTTAGGTATTTCAAGATCTTCAACACTTACTGTTACTCCTGCAAGTGTACCGTAATGGTATCCAAACTCTTTTATTTTATCAAGTAATTCAGATGTTTTTTGCGGTCCGAATTTTTTATATAAAGTACTTATTAAATTTCCTATCTCTTTTTTACCATATGTTTTGTTATAATCTCTTACTTCTTTTGGAAGCATTGTTGCAAATATTAGTCTTCCTGGTGTTGTTGTTATTATTTCATCATCTATTCTAACATCAACTAATGCGTGTGTACCAACTTTATCATTTTGATAAGCCGTTATCATTTGATTTTTGTTAGAAAATCTTAATCCTTCTCCTTTTTCACCACTTCTTGGCTTAGTCATATAGTAGCATCCCATAACCATATCTTGAGAAGGAACAGCTATAGGTTTTCCGCTTGAAGGTGCTAATAAATTATTTGTTGATAACATTAGTATTTTTGCTTCCATTTGTGCTTCTGGAGATAATACCAAGTGAACTGCCATTTGGTCTCCATCAAAGTCAGCATTAAAAGCTGAACAAACTAATGGGTGTAATCTTATCGCTTTACCTTCTATTAATGTAGGTTCAAATGCTTGTATTGAAAGTCTATGCAATGTAGGGGCTCTGTTTAAAAGAACCGGATGATTTTTAATAATTTCTTCTATTAATTCCCACACATTTTCATTTTCTTCTTCAACCATTTTCTTAGCTATTTTAATATTTGAAGCTAATTCTCTTTTAACAAGTTCTCTCATTAAAAATGGTTTATATAATTCAAGTGCCATTTTCTTAGGTAATCCACATTGATTCATTTTAAGAGATGGTCCAACTACTATAACCGATCTTCCTGAATAATCAACACGTTTCCCAAGTAAGTTTTGCCTAAATCTACCTTGTTTACCTTTTAACATTGATGATAATGATTTAAGCTCTCTATTATTTTGAGATAATATTGCTTTACCTCTTCTACCATTATCTATTAAGCAATCAACAGCTTCTTGAAGCATTCTTTTTTCATTTTTGATCATTGTTTCAGGTGCATGCATTTCAAGAAGTTTTTTAAGTCTTGTATTTCTATTTATAACCCTTCTATATAAGTCATTTAAATCAGACGTTGCAAAACGACCACCATCTAATTGAACCATAGGTCTTAAATCAGCAGGCATTACAGGTAATACAGTTAATATCATCCATTCTGGTCTATTTCCTGATGTGATAAAGTCTCTTACTATTTTAAGTCTTTTTACTATTTTCTTTCTTCTTTGTACTGAAGTAACTTCTTCCAATTCTTTTTCTAATTCTTTATCTAATTTTTCAAGATTAATTTCTTGAAGTAAAGTTAGAACTCCTTCTGCTCCCATTTTTGCAATAAATTCAGATTTATTTTGCATTTTGATAAGTTCATATTCTCTACTTTGTATTATACTTCCTCTTGGATTTTCATCATTACCTTTAATTACTATGTATTTAGAATGATATAAAACGGCTTCTAAATCTTTTGTTGAAACTCCCAAAAGTAAACTCATTTTATTTGGGGTTCCTTTTGAGTACCAGATATGTGCAATAGGCGTTGCAAGTTCAATATGCCCCATACGTTCTCTTCTAATTTTAGAAGTTGTAACATCTACTCCACATTTTTCACATTTTATACCTTTATGTTTTAATCTTTTATACTTTCCACAAGAACATTCATAATCTTTTGCTGGTCCAAATATTTTTTCACAAAAAAGTCCATCAGGTTCAGGTTTTAATGTTCTATAATTTATTGTTTCAGCTTTAGTTATCTCTCCATAAGACCATTCTCTAATCTTTTCTGGAGATGCTAACTTTATTTGAATACTGTCAAAATCTCTTATACTCATTTAATTTAGACTCCTTACATATTTATGTTATTATCTAACTCTATTTGTTCTCCGTCTCTATTGTATAAACTGATATCAAGTCCTAATGATTGAAATTCTTTCATTAAAACTTTAAATGATTCAGGTGCATCAGCTTCCGGCATAGCTTGTGCTTTAACTATTGCTTCATAAGTTTTTGTTCTACCATTAATGTCATCAGATTTTACTGTCATCATTTCTTGTAGTACATTTGAAGCTCCATATGCTTCTAAAGCCCAAACTTCCATTTCTCCTAATCTTTGTCCCCCAAATTGTGCCTTACCACCAAGTGGTTGTTGTGTAACAAGTGAATATGGACCTATAGCTCTTGCGTGCATTTTGTCTTCAACTAAATGGTGTAATTTTAGCATATACATTCTACCAACTGTTACAGGATTATCAAATGGTTGACCTGTTCTTCCGTCAATTAATTTAACTTTACCTGTTCTGCTAAATCCTGCTTGTTCTAAAGCATCTTTTACATCATCTTCACTAGCTCCGTCAAACACAGGTGTTGCTATATATTTACCAAGTGTCCCTAAAGCTAATCCTAAGTGAACTTCTAATACTTGACCTATGTTCATACGTGAAGGAACCCCTAAAGGATTTAAACAAATATCTACTGGAGTTCCATCTTCTAAATGAGGCATGTCTTCAACAGGTAATATTCTTGAAACTATACCCTTATTACCATGTCTTCCAGACATTTTATCTCCAACAGTTATTTTTCTCTTCTCAGCTATATATATTCTTATTAATTTATTAACACCAGCTTTTAAGTCATCTCCATTTTCTTTAGATAGTTCTAATACTTCAACAACAGTTCCTTTAACTCCATGTGGTAATCTAAGTGATGTATCTCTTACATCTTTAGCTTTTTCCCCAAAAATTGCTCTAAGAAGTTTTTCTTCTGCTGGTGGTTCTGTCTCTCCTTTTGGAGTTACTTTTCCTACTAATATATCATCAGGTGTTACATATGCTCCAACTCTTATTATTCCATTTTCATCAAGATTTCTTAATGCTTCTTCAGAAATATTAGGAATTTCTCTTGTTATTTCTTCATCACCAAGTTTTGTAGTTCTTGCTTCAACATCAAACTCTTCAATATGTAGTGATGTAAATACATCATCTTTTCTAAGTCTTTCAGAAATTAAAATCGCATCTTCGTAATTGTATCCTTCCCAAGGAATAAATGCTATTAATATATTTCTTCCAAGTGCTAAATCCCCACCAGCTGTTGATGGTCCATCAGCAAGTATTTGTCCTTTTTTAACTTCTTGATTTAAATCAACTATAGGTTTTTGGTGTAAACACATTGATTGATTTGATTTTTCAAAATTCAACAATCTGTGCATATGTTCTTTACCATTTTCATCAGTTACTACTACTTTTCTTGCATCTACTTTTGTTACTATCCCTGTTGCTTTAGATACCATAACAGCCCCTGAATCTATTGCGACTTTTCTTTCAAGTCCGGTTCCAACTAAAGGTGCTTCAGTTCTTAATAATGGTACAGCTTGTCTTTGCATGTTAGATCCCATTAACGCACGGTTTGCGTCATCGTGTTCTAAAAATGGTATTAATCCTGCTGATACTGATACTAATTGTTTTGGTGATACATCCATTAAATTAACTTTACTTTTATCAATAGTTACTATTTCATCATCATATCTACAAACAGGATCAGTTAATAAGTTTCCATTTTCATCTATAGGTGTATCTGCTTGAGCTATAAATAACCCTTCTTCTTCATCTGCACCTAAGTATTTAATTTCATCAAATTTAGCTACACCATTTTCAATTTTAATATAAGGTGTTTCTATAAACCCGTATTTATTTACTTTACCATAAGTTGATAATGATGCAATAAGACCTATATTGGGTCCTTCAGGTGTTTCAATAGGGCAAATTCTTCCGTAATGTGAGTTATGAACGTCTCTAACTTCAAATCCTGCTCTATCTCTTGAAAGTCCACCAGGACCTAATGCTGATATTCTTCTTTTATGTGTTAATTCACTAAGTGGATTTGATTGGTCCATAAATTGTGATAATTGTCCACTACCAAAAAATTCTTGTATTAATGCATTTAAAGGTTTAGTGTTAAGTAAACTTTGAGGAGTTAAAGTATATATATCTTGTGTTGTCATCTTTTCTTTAACCATTTTAGCCATTTTAATCATTCCACCTTTAATTTGTATGGCTAATAATTCTCCAACACCTCTAACACGTCTATTTGATAAATTATCAATGTCGTCTGTTGTACCTTCACCTCTAATTAATTTTCTAATATAATTAATTGTTGCAACAACATCTTCTTTTGTAATAACTATTTCAGTATCAGGTAAATTTAACTTAAGTCTTTTATTTATCTTATATCTTCCAACATTAGCTAAATCATATCTTTGTGAATTAAAAAACATTGGTTTTATTAATGTTCTAGCACTTTCTAAAGTTACTAAATCACCCGGTCTTAATTTTTTATATATCTCAATAATAGCTTCTTCACTATTTTTTGTTGTATCAATTAAAATTGAATTTGCAAGTGGTTGATCTTCAGGTTTAACTTCCCAGTAATTAAGTTTATCAAGTTTTACATCAACTATATTTTGAATTATTTGTTCATCAATTTTTTTCCCTGATTCAACTATGTATTCTCCTGTTGTTTCATTTATTATGTCATCTTTAGCAAAGAAACCTTCAATTTTTGATTTAATTATTCCAACAACTTCTTCTTTTGAATAATTTT
Coding sequences within:
- the rpoC gene encoding DNA-directed RNA polymerase subunit beta', with the translated sequence MSIRDFDSIQIKLASPEKIREWSYGEITKAETINYRTLKPEPDGLFCEKIFGPAKDYECSCGKYKRLKHKGIKCEKCGVDVTTSKIRRERMGHIELATPIAHIWYSKGTPNKMSLLLGVSTKDLEAVLYHSKYIVIKGNDENPRGSIIQSREYELIKMQNKSEFIAKMGAEGVLTLLQEINLEKLDKELEKELEEVTSVQRRKKIVKRLKIVRDFITSGNRPEWMILTVLPVMPADLRPMVQLDGGRFATSDLNDLYRRVINRNTRLKKLLEMHAPETMIKNEKRMLQEAVDCLIDNGRRGKAILSQNNRELKSLSSMLKGKQGRFRQNLLGKRVDYSGRSVIVVGPSLKMNQCGLPKKMALELYKPFLMRELVKRELASNIKIAKKMVEEENENVWELIEEIIKNHPVLLNRAPTLHRLSIQAFEPTLIEGKAIRLHPLVCSAFNADFDGDQMAVHLVLSPEAQMEAKILMLSTNNLLAPSSGKPIAVPSQDMVMGCYYMTKPRSGEKGEGLRFSNKNQMITAYQNDKVGTHALVDVRIDDEIITTTPGRLIFATMLPKEVRDYNKTYGKKEIGNLISTLYKKFGPQKTSELLDKIKEFGYHYGTLAGVTVSVEDLEIPKTKKVLLEAAEKKVAEIENEYREGKIINEERYRRTVEIWSEVTNKVTNDMMDNLDEFNPVFMMATSGARGSIAQMRQLGGMRGLMADTQGRIIEKPIKANFREGLSVLDFFMSSHGARKGSADTALRTADSGYLTRRLVDISHEVIVNKDDCGCFEEGILVSDLMESGELIEKLSERIYGRHLAKDLIHDGEIIAKYNELVTDELIVKVENLEITEVMVRSPLTCKLEKGVCKKCYGIDLSNHKEILKGEAVGVIAAQSIGEPGTQLTMRTFHTGGVATAASVQSNYKADVNGKIKYTDLVLIEDETGAEVVASQTTKAIIGKHRYEIPSGSKLMFKNGDTVKKGQIIAEFDPYQTPIITTESGKIEFRDIYIKENHDIKYNVTEKLAVKPSENIEINPRAIIYGKNNKKVAEYSIPYGSYLMFNESDKVKSGDIIAKIIKTNEGNKDITGGLPRVQELFEARNPKGKATLADYSGRIIFNDDSKNKKGTRSISIVDPETGNEIKQYTIQGGERLVITNEMLIEKGAKITDGPISPHDILRIKGSVAAQQFILESVQGVYRGQGVSVNDKHIEIIVKQMFQKVRIVSSGSSLFLEDELVDRKVIEKENEVLKSKGKELATYEPIIQGITKAAVNTESFISASSFQETTKVLANAAVEGKVDRLEGLKENVIIGKKIPSGTGFRDYQDINVIIKE
- the rpoB gene encoding DNA-directed RNA polymerase subunit beta, which encodes MKKLIERYSFGKIKDRGEMPNFLEFQLNSYEEFLQEKVDPLQREEKGLEAIFKELFPIESSHGTLKLEYVNYEIHENEVPLNDELECKRREKTYSGQLKVRLRLTNNKTGEIQESLVHFGEIPLMTDKATFVINGAERVVVSQLHRAPGITFNKEIDMQTGKDMFVGKIIPYKGTWLEFEVDKKDGLNVKIDRRKKVPATVFLKAVDFFKTNEEIIDEFFESKDIDLTNIYKNYSKEEVVGIIKSKIEGFFAKDDIINETTGEYIVESGKKIDEQIIQNIVDVKLDKLNYWEVKPEDQPLANSILIDTTKNSEEAIIEIYKKLRPGDLVTLESARTLIKPMFFNSQRYDLANVGRYKINKRLKLNLPDTEIVITKEDVVATINYIRKLIRGEGTTDDIDNLSNRRVRGVGELLAIQIKGGMIKMAKMVKEKMTTQDIYTLTPQSLLNTKPLNALIQEFFGSGQLSQFMDQSNPLSELTHKRRISALGPGGLSRDRAGFEVRDVHNSHYGRICPIETPEGPNIGLIASLSTYGKVNKYGFIETPYIKIENGVAKFDEIKYLGADEEEGLFIAQADTPIDENGNLLTDPVCRYDDEIVTIDKSKVNLMDVSPKQLVSVSAGLIPFLEHDDANRALMGSNMQRQAVPLLRTEAPLVGTGLERKVAIDSGAVMVSKATGIVTKVDARKVVVTDENGKEHMHRLLNFEKSNQSMCLHQKPIVDLNQEVKKGQILADGPSTAGGDLALGRNILIAFIPWEGYNYEDAILISERLRKDDVFTSLHIEEFDVEARTTKLGDEEITREIPNISEEALRNLDENGIIRVGAYVTPDDILVGKVTPKGETEPPAEEKLLRAIFGEKAKDVRDTSLRLPHGVKGTVVEVLELSKENGDDLKAGVNKLIRIYIAEKRKITVGDKMSGRHGNKGIVSRILPVEDMPHLEDGTPVDICLNPLGVPSRMNIGQVLEVHLGLALGTLGKYIATPVFDGASEDDVKDALEQAGFSRTGKVKLIDGRTGQPFDNPVTVGRMYMLKLHHLVEDKMHARAIGPYSLVTQQPLGGKAQFGGQRLGEMEVWALEAYGASNVLQEMMTVKSDDINGRTKTYEAIVKAQAMPEADAPESFKVLMKEFQSLGLDISLYNRDGEQIELDNNINM